A genomic segment from Nicotiana sylvestris chromosome 1, ASM39365v2, whole genome shotgun sequence encodes:
- the LOC138875338 gene encoding uncharacterized protein yields the protein MPEDTLTFSEEDVEVLSQPHNDALVISILLNKVQVKRVLVDPGSSANIIQSRVVEHFGLLDQIISVSQVLNDFNMASEITKGEIILPVNMAGTIQDSKFHVIEGDMRYNALLGRPWIHSMRAVSSTLHQMMKFPTKDGVRAVYGEQHTAKEMFAVHKLASVSAPSISKKSKDEQVTKWQTQPVP from the coding sequence ATGCCTGAGgacaccctcacattcagcgaggaAGACGTCGAGGTcttatctcagcctcacaacgatgcactggtaatttctatccttttaaataaagtccaagttaaacgtgttctcgtggatccaggtagttcgGCAAATATAATCCAGTCAAGGGTCGTGGAGCATTTCGGGCTACTTGATCAAATCATATCGGTATCTCAAGTCTTGAACGACtttaacatggcaagtgaaataacaaagggagaaatcatcctcccagtcAACATGGCTGGAACCATACAAGACAgcaaatttcatgtcatcgaaggtgacatgaggtataatgctttGCTTGGAAGGCCGTGGATCCATAGCATGAGGGCGGTGTCATCGACCCtccatcagatgatgaagttcccaacaaaggatggaGTCAGAGCAGTATATGGAGAGCAACATACAGCTAAGGAGATGTTTGCAGTGCACAAATTGGCATCAGTATCGGCACCATCCATATCGAAAAAGTCGAAGGACGAGCAGGTGACCAAATGGCAAACACAGCCCGTGCCCTAA
- the LOC138875344 gene encoding phosphoglycerate mutase-like protein AT74H produces MKKFCDDPSQDTNIIIVTHGLSSRIFLMKWFEWTIEQFEDLNRMRTCEFQVLQLGQGGEHSLAFHHDDKKLKEWGLSLDMIDDQKHRALAPIVNSLERCDLYPYMDCFAEYFYYEVNTSIMK; encoded by the coding sequence ATGAAGAAGTTTTGTGATGATCCATCTCAAGATACCAACATCATCATTGTTACACATGGACTGAGCAgtcgtattttcctaatgaaatGGTTCGAGTGGACTATTGAGCAGTTTGAGGATCTTAACAGGATGAGAACTTGTGAATTTCAAGTGCTGCAATTAGGGCAGGGAGGAGAACACAGCCTAGCATTTCATCACGACGATAAGAAACTTAAGGAATGGGGATTATCCCTTGACATGATCGATGATCAGAAACATAGAGCTCTTGCCCCTATTGTTAATTCTCTGGAACGTTGTGATTTATATCCTTACATGGATTGCTTTGCTGAATACTTCTATTATGAAGTGAATACTTCTATTATGAAGTGA